CCCGCGGAGCGCGCCCCAGCGGACGACGCCGGCGTAGTCGACGAACAGCCCGTCGACGCCGGCGTCGACGAGTTGCTCGACCTCGTACCAGGTGTCGACCGTCCAGACGTTCACCGGCAGGTCGCGGTCGTGGGCCTCGGCGACGACGTCGACCGCCTCGTAGGACTCGTCGTCGAAGAACGGCGTGCCGTGGATCATCTCCATCGGCGGGTTGATCGCCTCGGTGTCGTACTCGTCGGTGACCGCGAGGCCCTCCTCGATCGAATCCCACAGGAGGTACGCCGCGGGCAGGGCCGGCGCGAGGTCCCGGACGGTCGCGAGCGCGCCCTCCCAGAACGTCGAGAACAGGAGGTCGTTCTCGTAGCGAGTGGCGACGTCGAGCACCGTCTCGAGCCACGCCCACTCCTCGCGCTCGGCCTCGGGGTCGTCAACGCGGCCGAACTCCACGTCCGGCGACCCGGCCTTGATGTCGACGTTGACGCCGACCGACGACGGTACGGCCTCCATCGCCTCCGCGAGCGTGGGGACCGTCTGGCCGCTCTCCATCACTTCCGCCGAGAAGACCGTCTCGGACGGCGTCTCGTAGATCACGCCGTCGACGTCGGTCAGGCTCCCGAGGTGTGCGTCGTGGAAGACGGCGATATCGCCGTCACCGGTGGGGAAGACGTCGAGTTCGACCCAGTCCGCTCCCCGCCGGGCGGCGCCGTCGTTCGACCCGCCCCGCGTCGAGAGTTCGAACGCCGCGACGGTGTTCTCGGGATAGGTGTCCGCGTAGCCGCGGTGTGCGATGACCGTCGCCCGGTCGTCGCGGCCCTCGCGACCCTCGCCCGCGGCGTCGGCGGCGCGCTCGCCGTCCGATCCGACCGCGCCGACCGCCGACGCCGCGGCGCTTCCGGCGACCGCCGCGCCCGTTCCAGCTACGAACCGCCGTCGGTTGAGCATGCTCGCGTCTCGCATGACGTCCGCGTGGCCCACGACCCGCGACGTATACGTTTCCGTGAGATACAGGAATTGATTACTACCGAAGGCGACTCGCAGGTTCGTTCGGCCGCGGCGCCGTCGCGGGAACCGTCGGGAGTCCGGCCGAATCCCGGGCCGAAACGAGAGTAAAGCGTTTTCACCTTTCGGAAGCTACCTGCGGGTATGCTCCGGTGGCTCTTCGCGCTGTTGCTCATCCCGCTTCTCGACGCGGTGTTGCTGGCGGTCCTCGTCAGCCAGTTCGCGGCGGTTAGCTGGGTCGCGATGGTGTTGCTGGTCGTCCTGACGGGCCTCGTGGGGATGTTGCTCGTCCGCGCGGAGGGCCGCCGGACGATCCGGAAGATCCAGCGGTCGCTCTCCCGCGGCGAGCCGCCGACGAACGAACTGCTCGACGGCGCGTTGCTGATCGCCGCGGGCGCGTTCCTGCTCACGCCGGGGCTGGTGACCGACCTCATCGGCTTCCTGCTGGTGTTCCCGGTCACCCGCATTCCGATCCGGGCGGGGATCAAGCGGTTCGTCGTCGTCCCGTACGTGGACAAGAAGGCCGACGGCTTCGCCTCCGGGAACGTCTGGACGTTCGGCTTCCCGCAGGGCGAGGGGTCGCCGGGCGGGACGACCGGCGGGTCACGTTCGACGGGAACGGGCGGCACCTACGACCTCTCGGAGGACGCCTACACCGTCGAGGAGGACGACGACTCGTACACGATCGACTTCGGCGACGAGTCGTCCGGGGACGAGGACGACCGCCGCGCTCGCTAGCGGTTCTCACGGGTCCCCGAGAAAGAAACGTTTAAACCTCCCACCGGGCAACGTGGTGATGCGAAGCGGGCCAATAGCTCAATTAGGTTGAGCGCCACTCTGATAAGGTGGAGGCTCTCGGTTCAAATCCGAGTTGGCCCATACTTCTGCGACGGACGATTTTGCGAGTGGCATCCTGCTCGGTCTCGAACGGTCCGTAGACGCCCGAAAACGCCGGGCAGGTCCAACACCGCGGCCGAGTCCGGCGGGCGCGGTCGAACGGTCCGGCCGATTGCACGGGGCCTCCGATCCGAGTCGGGTGTATCTTTATTACTGGTCAGCGGGACAGCAGTTCCATGGCCGATGGTAGCGCACCACGAGACGGGACGGATCCCATCGGACTCCTCGACGCCGTCGCGATCGAAGTCGGTCTCATCGTCGGCGGTGCGCTGTTCGCTCTCGTCGGCGTCGGCGTCTCGATCGCCGGTGCCGGGGTGCTCGTTTCCTTCGCCATCGCGATCGCCATCGCGGCGCTCGGGCTCGTTCCGACCGCGCTGCTGGGGGCGACGGTTCCCACGACCTGCGGTCACTACCGGTATCCCGCGCGGTTCGTGTCGCCGCCGCTCGCGTTTCTGGCGGCGTGGGGCCTGGGCGTCAGCATGTTCACCGGCGGCCTGCCGCTGTACGCGTTGACGGCCGGCGAGTATCTGACGTCGCTGGTCTCGCTCCCGCCGGCGGTACTCGGTCTCGCGGTGTTGACCCTGTTTTTCGTGCTGAACCTCTTCGGCATCCGGCTCGCCGCCCGCGTCCAGACGCTCATGTTCGTCGCGCTCGTGGCCGCGCTCGGATCCTTTATCGCGTTCGGCCTGCCCGCGGTCGACGGCGCGAACCTGACGCCGCTGTTTGGCGATCCCGTGGGCATCGTCGCCGGCGCGGGCGTCCTCTACTTCGCGTGTCTGGGCGCGAATTTCGTCATCGACGTCGGCGGCGAGGTACGGGACGCCACCGTCACGATCCCCCGGTCGTTTCTCGTCAGCGTGCCGCTCGTGTTCGTACTCTACGTACTCGTCGCGGCCGTCGCCATCGGTGCGGTCGGCGTCGAGACGATGGCGAACGAGACGCTCTTCGTGCCGGCCGAACTGGTCCTCTCGCCCGCGTTTCAGACGCTGTTCGTCGTCGGCGGGGCGCTCTTTGCCGTCGCGACGAGTCTCAACGCCGCGTTCATCCTGATCCCGCGGTACGCACGCGCGCTCGTCGAGGACGGCATCTTTCCCGCCGTGTTCGGCGTCACGAACGATCGGTTCGGGACCGCCCACTGGACCCTGCTCGCGACCTACCTGCTCGGCGCCCTCGTCATGCTCGCCCCGCTCCCGTTCGAAGCCCTCGGAACGATGCTCGCGTTCGGCGGCGCGCTGGTGGTCACCGCGGTGATGCTCGCGGTCGTCGCCGTCGTCCGCGATCCGCCGCCGGAGTTCGACCCGTCCACGTTCCCCGTCCCGACCCGGTACGTCCGCTGGATGGCCGGGCTCGCGGTCCCGTCGAACCTGCTTCTCATCGCGTTGCTGGCGACGCAGTCGACGCGGCTGTTTCTCGTCTGGCTCTCGCTGCTCGTCGCCGGATTCGGCGTTTACGTCGTCCGAACGAATTATTACGACGCGGAGGGCACCTCGCCCACGGAGCATCCGAGACGATGACCGTCGAGACTACGGGCGTGGTCGGCGCCGGGCTCATGGGGCGTGACATCGCCGGGCTGTTGGCGAACGCCGGATACGACGTGGCGCTCGTCGACGTCGATCCGGACGCGCTGGATCGAGCGCGGGCGGTTCACGAATCCGCTCTCGCGGACGAGTTACGGGCGGGCGGACTCGACGTCTCCGGGACGCCGGCCGACCGCATCGCCTACGGGACGGACCTCGAAGCGCTCTCGGACGCCGACTTCGTCGTCGAAGCGGTCCCCGAGGACCTCGAACTCAAACGCGACCTCGCCGGTTCGCTGGAGGGCGTGATCGACGACGACGCCGTCCTCGGAACGAACACGTCGTCGCTGACCCCCGGCGACGTCGCCGCTGGCATGGAGCGTCCCGAGCGGGTCGTCCTCTTTCACTTCGCGAACCCGGCGATGCGCCGCGACCTCGTCGAGGTCGCCGGCGACGACGCGACCGATCGCGCACTGGAGACGGCCCACGACGTCGCGCGGGCGATCGACCGCCGGCCGATCCGGCTCCGACGGGAGTACAGGGCAAACGGGCTGTCTCGTCTGTCGGCGAGCATCAAGTGCGCCGCGACGTGGGAACTCCTCGAAGCGGCGCCGGCCGCGGTCGACGTCGGGGCCCGAAACGTCGGGTTCGACCGCGGACCGCTGGAGTTGATCGATCTCATCGGTCTCGACGTTCACCTCGCTACCGTCGACAACCTGGCCGAGACGTACGGCGACCGGTACGCACCGCCACCGGAGTGGCGCACCCGGATGGAAGCGAGGGTCGCCGACGGCCGTCTCGGGAAGAAAACCGGCGCGGGATTTTTCGAGTGGGACGGCGAGACGTGTGTGATCCCGGAGCCGGCGGAACCGCACGACGTCACGCCGATCCTGGCGGCGCTGGTCAACGAGGCCCACCGTCTGGTCGACGACGGCGTCGGGGACCCGGAGACGATCGACGAGATCCTGAAACGCGGCTCCGGCGGCGACGTCGGGCCGTTCGACGTCGAGGCGATGTTCGGCCGCGAGTCGCTCCGCGAGACGCTCGAACGCCGGCGTCGAGAGACGGACGCGCCCGTCTACGAGCCCGTCTTCTGACCGCGGACCGGATACCGGCGGTGTCGCCCCCTCACACGAGTATCGGGGGCATGGCGTACGGATCGACCTGGACGTCGAGCAGCGTCGGCTCGTCGCTCCCGATCGCCCGTTCCAGTTCGTCGACCAGCGCCGCCGGCGTTTCGACTTTCGCTCCACGACAGCCGAATCCGCGAGCGACCTGCGCGTAGTCGACGCCCTCGTGGAACTCCGTCGAGAGCTGGAAGTTGTCCGTGGCGATCTGGCTCGCCTTCGAGGAGCCGAGCCCGTCGTTGTTCATCACGACGACGGTCACCGGGAGCGATTCCCGGACCGCGGTCTCGAGGTCCGCGACGTGATAGCCGATGCCGCCGTCGCCCGAGAGCGCGACGACGGGGCTGTCGGGACGGGCGACCTGAACGCCGAGCGCTTGCGGCAGCGCGGCGTTGATGCCGTCGCTGCCGCGTGCCTGAACGTACCCGAGTCCGGGCTCCTCGACCTCGTAGAACGCCCCGGTGAAGAACCCGGAGAAGCTCGTCGCACTGACCAGCACGCCGTCGCCGGGGACGAGGCGATTCAACTCGGCGACGACGCGCTGGGGGAGCACCGGTTCGTCGTCGCTCGCGAGTTCGTCCTCGTGGAACTCGCGCCACTCGGCGCGGTCGGTCGCGAGCCGTTCGATGCGGTCGGCCCGCGACTCGTAGTCGTCGGCGTCGACGCGTTCGAGCAGGCCGTGGAGGGTCTCGCGAACGTCCGCGAGGATTCCGACGTCGGGCTCGACGTTTCGGCCCAGCCACGCCGGGTCGAGGTCGACGTGGACGACGGACGCCTCGTCCGGAACGAGCGACCACCCCACCGTCGTGAGGTCGCCAAAGCGCGTCCCGAGGCCGATCACGAGGTCCGCGCTCTCGAGTGCGTCGTTCGCGACCTCGCAGAACCCCCACCGGCCGGCGACGCCGAGCGCGTACGGTTCGGTCTCCGCGACGGCGCCTTTCCCGTTGATCGACGTGACGACCGGCGTGTTCGTCCGCCCGGCGAACGCGGCGAGCGCGTCGCTCGCGCCGGCCCGGACGACTCCCTCCCCGGCGAGGACGACCGGCGCGTCGGCCTGCTGGAGTAACTCGACGGTCGAGGTCAGTTCGGTCTCGCCCGGTGCCGGCCGTTCGGCCGGATAGGTCGCGTCGAGGGCCTCGGACGGCGAGTAGTCGGACGACGCTTCGAGGACGTCGCCGGGGACGTTGACGTGGGCTGGCTTCGGTACGCCGGTCGTCATCCGCCGGAGTGCGGTCTCGACCGCCTCGACCGCGCGGCTCCCCGATTCGACGTCGTACGTGACGCTCGCGTGCGGTTCGAGGATGGCCTCGTTGTCGGCGTCCTGGATGACCTCGCGGCTGCGGATTCCGCGCTCGTTGTCCCCCGTGATCGCCAGGACCGGACTCGATGCGCCGTCGGCCTCGCACAGCCCCGCACCCATGTACGCGGCGCCGGGGCCGCCGACGCCGTCGACGACGCCGACACGCCGACCGGCGCGCGCGTAGCCGTCCGCCATCAGCGTCGCGCTCGCCTCGCTCCGGGCCAGGACGTGTCGAATCGACGACGCCGCGAGGCTCGAGTAGTAGGGATCCATCTGCTCGCACGGGAACCCGAACACCGTATCGATGCCGCTCGTTTCGAATACTCCGACGATCTGGTCTGTCGTGTCTGTCATCGTGGCTCAACTCGAACCGCGTCTCGATCCCCCATGCGAGTCAATCGCACAAAAAGATGTGCCCGAAAACTGACGTGACGCGTTACAGACGGCGATCCGGCGGGCGGATACGATACCCGCCGGAGGATTTATCCGTCGAATCGACGACGACCTCCGTGAGAATCGATGACAGAACGCGTTCTGGTTCTGGGTGCCGGTGGCGTGATCGGACGGAAATGCAAGACGCGACGAGTACGGCCGCGTCGGTCGGCACGGAACTCCTGCTCGACGGTCGACTCGACGGCGGCGCCGGCGTCCGACCGCCCGAGGTGGCCGTCCCCCCGGAACCGTTCGTCGACCGCCTCCGGTCGGAACCCGGGCTGGAGTTCTGGACCGGACGCTGTCGAAGAGTCGCGTGAGCGACGCCGACGACCGCACGATACAAGGGCGCGCTCCACTCGAACCCTGATATGGAACTCCTCGGCCGGTTGGCGGCGCTGCTCGTCCTGCTGGTGGCGGGGACCGGCCTGCGACTCGTCGGCCTCCTCGACGAGTCCCGGACGGCGCGGCTGAACGCCGTCGCCTACTACGTCGCGCTGCCGGCGCTCGTCTTCGTCTCCACGTACGACCGGGCGATCGGCGACCTCCTCTCGGCGGAGTTGCTGGCGGGGCTCCTCGCGGTGCTGTTCGCGACGGCGGCGCTGGCGTGGCTCGTCCACCGGAACCGCCCGTCGAGCGCGCGCCGGAGCGTCGCCATCGTCCAGTCGTACCACTCGAACCTCGGCTACCTCGGCCTGCCGCTCGTCGCGGCGACGTTCGACGCCGACGTCACCGCGATCGCGAGCGTGATCCTCGGCGTCTTCTCGCTGGCGCAGGTCCCGCTGACGATCCTCGTGCTCGTGCGGATCACCGACGGCGACGCGACGCTCGGCCACGAACTGGGACGGCTGGTCCGGAATCCGGTGCTGGCGGCGCTGGTCGCCGGCCTCGCGGTCGGGTCGACGGCGCTCGTCGTTCCGGGGCCCGCCGCGGCCGGCCTCGACGCGCTCGGCTCGGCCGCCCTCCCGCTCGCGTTGCTCTGTGTCGGCGCGTCGCTCGAACTCGACGCGCCCTCGCTGGACGTCGGGGCGACGGGTTCCGTGATCGCGCTCAAGGTCGGGTGCATGCCGGCGCTGGCGTGGCTCGTCTTCTCGCTGCTCGCCGTCGACGCCGCGACGTTCACCGCCGGCGTCGTGATGCTCGGGACGCCGACGGCCGTCTCGACGTTCGTGTTCGCGAGCGAACTCGGCGGCGACGCGGCGTTCGCATCGCTCAACGTCTTCGCCACGACGGTCGCGTCCGTCGGGACGCTGTTCGTGCTGATCCTCCTGGTGGCCTGAGGGGGCGACTCGTTCGTCGGCCGGTGTGACGCGGCTACGGCCGCTCGCGGAGACACTCCAACCGGCGACGACGCCACCGGCGTCGTCGCGCCGTCTCGCGGTCTAACGGCGCCGCGTCGACGAGGTCGCCGTCCTCGACGGTGACGAGCAGGACGTCGCCGTCCTCGACGTCCGGCAGGTCCTCGCGGGGGACGACCAGCTGATCGACCACCTCGCCGTCCGCCTCGAGCAGCAGGACGACGTGTTCGCCGTCGACGACCCGGTCGACGACCGCGACGGACGTGCGAGGGCGGTTCGCGCGGCCGGCGCCGAGGGTCGGTTCGGCGCCCCGTTCGAGCCGTTCGCAGGGCGGTGTGGCGGCTTCGGCCCGTACGCCGGCCGCGGCCGGGAGCGCCAGCGCGGCGGCGAGAAGCGAGGCGAGCGTTCGCAGTGCGGTTCGACGCGTGCTGGCTGTGCGCGACATGGGCCGTCTGGCCGCGGATTCCTACATAAACTCGCGGACGGGCCGACGGACGTGACGAGCCGTGACAGTCGGTTCGAGCGGAGTCTTTGCCTCGCTCACCAAAATACTCAACCCCGTGTCAGGAATACGTTCCACGGAGCGCGCCGGGGCTCCCGCGCGACTCAGGAGACCGATCCGATGAGCGAGACACCACAGCGCGAGCGCGACCGCATCGACCCGGAGTTCGACCACCTGCGGGCGGAGGGGGTCGACGAGGAGCGACTGGAGGAGTTGCTCGACCCCTACGCGATCGGCCGGGACGACCACGAGAACGCCCCGGCGTTCGTGATCCGCGCCGACGAGGTGCAGGCGGCGCTGACGACGCTGCGCGACGAGGCCGGCTTCGACCACCTCTCGTGTATCACGGCCCAGGAGTACGAGGACCGCTACGAATCGATCTACCACCTGACGAAGTACGACCAGCGGACCCACGAGGTGAGCCTCGTCGTCCCGCTGCCGACGGACGACCCGGTCTGCCAGACGGCCGAACCGGTGTTCAGGTCGGCCGACTGGGCCGAACGCGAGAACTTCGACCTCGTGGGCATCGCCTACGAGGGCCACCCCGACCCCCGGCGGATCCTCCTGCCGGAGACGTGGCAGGGCCACCCCCTCTCGCTGTCGTACGATCAGGACAGGCCACAGGTCGTCCGGTTCGCCGAGCACGCGAACCCGCTGGAACCCGACCACCGCGACGCCGAGTCGGACACGATGTTCCTCAACATCGGGCCACACCACCCGGCGACCCACGGCGTCTTGCACCTGAAGACGTCGCTTGACGGCGAGACGGTCGCCGACGTCGACCCGGACATCGGCTACCTCCACCGCTGTGAGGAGCAGATGTGCCAGCAGGGCACCTACCGCTACCAGATCATCCCGTACTCGAACCGCTGGCACTACACGTCGAACCTGCCCAACGAGTGGGCCGTCGCCCGCGCCATCGAGGACCTCGCCGACATCGAGGTGCCCGAGTACGCGCAGGTGCTGCGGACGATGTCGACGGAACTCGGGCGGATGCTGGGACACTTCCTCGCGCTGGGGACGTTCGCGCTGGACGTCTACGGCGACTTCACCGCCATCTTCCAGTACGCATTCCGCGACCGCGAGGAGGTCCAGAACATCCTCGAAGACCTCACCGGCCAGCGGATGATGTTCTACTTCTTCCGGCTTGGCGGGGTCGCCTGGGACCTGCCGGAGCCCCGCGAGGAGTTCATCGAGAAGACGCGCGACTTCCTCGACGGCCTGCCACGGAAGATGGACGAGTACCACGCGCTGCTGACGGGCAACGAAATCTTCCAGCTACGCTGCGTCGACACGGGCCACCTCGACCCCGAAACCGCCAAGCAGTACGGCTGTACGGGCCCCGTCGCCCGCGGTTCGGGGATCGACTACGACCTCCGCCGGGACGACCCCTACGGCTACTACCCGGAACTCGACTGGAACGTCGTCACCGAGGACGGCTGCGACAACTACTCGCGCGTGCTCGTCCGTCTGGGCGAAGTCGAGGAGAGCGCCAAGATCGTCGAGCAGTGTCTGGACCTGCTCGAAGATTGGCCGGCGGACGAGCGGACCGTCCAGAGCAACGTCCCCCGCACCCTGAAGCCGGAGGCGGACACCGAGACCTACCGCGCCGTCGAGATCGGAACGGGCGAACTCGGCATCTACGTCCGCTCGGACGGCTCGAACAAGCCCGCGCGGTTCAAGATCCGCAGCCCGTGTTTCCACAACCTCGCGGCGCTGCCGGAGATGGCCGAGGGCGAGTACGTCCCGGACCTGATCGCCTCGCTCGGCAGCCTCGACATCGTCCTCGGGAGCGTCGACCGCTGACGGCGACGCTGCGGCTCTCCTCGCGCTCGCGTCCGTGCTGCCGGCCCGCGACGCCCGCTCACCCCTCGGTTCGCTCCCTGAGGTAGGCCAGACAGTACTCCCGGGCCTCCTCGATCCGCTCGGCGGCGTCGCCTTCCGCCTCGTCCTCCAGCCCCGCCAGTTTCTCGGCCACCTCGGACACGCGGTCGACCTTCGGCCCCGGGTCGTCCTGGGTCCGCGCGCCGTCGAGTTCCTCGGCCAGCCCCTCCTGCAGCGAGTCGACCTGCGTCTGGACCGGCCGGTCGGCCGCGTCGCTCGCCCGCCGGAGTTCCTCGCGCGCCCGTTCGAGGGAGTCGGCTTCGCCCATAGCTCCGCTCACGGCCGCCGGACGGAAAGCGACCGGGCGGCGAGCGCCGGGCGCGGCCTCAGCCGTCGCGCCACTCGACGGGGCCCGC
The Salinilacihabitans rarus DNA segment above includes these coding regions:
- a CDS encoding glycerophosphodiester phosphodiesterase, yielding MRDASMLNRRRFVAGTGAAVAGSAAASAVGAVGSDGERAADAAGEGREGRDDRATVIAHRGYADTYPENTVAAFELSTRGGSNDGAARRGADWVELDVFPTGDGDIAVFHDAHLGSLTDVDGVIYETPSETVFSAEVMESGQTVPTLAEAMEAVPSSVGVNVDIKAGSPDVEFGRVDDPEAEREEWAWLETVLDVATRYENDLLFSTFWEGALATVRDLAPALPAAYLLWDSIEEGLAVTDEYDTEAINPPMEMIHGTPFFDDESYEAVDVVAEAHDRDLPVNVWTVDTWYEVEQLVDAGVDGLFVDYAGVVRWGALRGG
- a CDS encoding FxsA family protein; this translates as MLRWLFALLLIPLLDAVLLAVLVSQFAAVSWVAMVLLVVLTGLVGMLLVRAEGRRTIRKIQRSLSRGEPPTNELLDGALLIAAGAFLLTPGLVTDLIGFLLVFPVTRIPIRAGIKRFVVVPYVDKKADGFASGNVWTFGFPQGEGSPGGTTGGSRSTGTGGTYDLSEDAYTVEEDDDSYTIDFGDESSGDEDDRRAR
- a CDS encoding APC family permease, encoding MADGSAPRDGTDPIGLLDAVAIEVGLIVGGALFALVGVGVSIAGAGVLVSFAIAIAIAALGLVPTALLGATVPTTCGHYRYPARFVSPPLAFLAAWGLGVSMFTGGLPLYALTAGEYLTSLVSLPPAVLGLAVLTLFFVLNLFGIRLAARVQTLMFVALVAALGSFIAFGLPAVDGANLTPLFGDPVGIVAGAGVLYFACLGANFVIDVGGEVRDATVTIPRSFLVSVPLVFVLYVLVAAVAIGAVGVETMANETLFVPAELVLSPAFQTLFVVGGALFAVATSLNAAFILIPRYARALVEDGIFPAVFGVTNDRFGTAHWTLLATYLLGALVMLAPLPFEALGTMLAFGGALVVTAVMLAVVAVVRDPPPEFDPSTFPVPTRYVRWMAGLAVPSNLLLIALLATQSTRLFLVWLSLLVAGFGVYVVRTNYYDAEGTSPTEHPRR
- a CDS encoding 3-hydroxyacyl-CoA dehydrogenase, yielding MTVETTGVVGAGLMGRDIAGLLANAGYDVALVDVDPDALDRARAVHESALADELRAGGLDVSGTPADRIAYGTDLEALSDADFVVEAVPEDLELKRDLAGSLEGVIDDDAVLGTNTSSLTPGDVAAGMERPERVVLFHFANPAMRRDLVEVAGDDATDRALETAHDVARAIDRRPIRLRREYRANGLSRLSASIKCAATWELLEAAPAAVDVGARNVGFDRGPLELIDLIGLDVHLATVDNLAETYGDRYAPPPEWRTRMEARVADGRLGKKTGAGFFEWDGETCVIPEPAEPHDVTPILAALVNEAHRLVDDGVGDPETIDEILKRGSGGDVGPFDVEAMFGRESLRETLERRRRETDAPVYEPVF
- a CDS encoding thiamine pyrophosphate-binding protein, producing MTDTTDQIVGVFETSGIDTVFGFPCEQMDPYYSSLAASSIRHVLARSEASATLMADGYARAGRRVGVVDGVGGPGAAYMGAGLCEADGASSPVLAITGDNERGIRSREVIQDADNEAILEPHASVTYDVESGSRAVEAVETALRRMTTGVPKPAHVNVPGDVLEASSDYSPSEALDATYPAERPAPGETELTSTVELLQQADAPVVLAGEGVVRAGASDALAAFAGRTNTPVVTSINGKGAVAETEPYALGVAGRWGFCEVANDALESADLVIGLGTRFGDLTTVGWSLVPDEASVVHVDLDPAWLGRNVEPDVGILADVRETLHGLLERVDADDYESRADRIERLATDRAEWREFHEDELASDDEPVLPQRVVAELNRLVPGDGVLVSATSFSGFFTGAFYEVEEPGLGYVQARGSDGINAALPQALGVQVARPDSPVVALSGDGGIGYHVADLETAVRESLPVTVVVMNNDGLGSSKASQIATDNFQLSTEFHEGVDYAQVARGFGCRGAKVETPAALVDELERAIGSDEPTLLDVQVDPYAMPPILV
- a CDS encoding AEC family transporter, which translates into the protein MELLGRLAALLVLLVAGTGLRLVGLLDESRTARLNAVAYYVALPALVFVSTYDRAIGDLLSAELLAGLLAVLFATAALAWLVHRNRPSSARRSVAIVQSYHSNLGYLGLPLVAATFDADVTAIASVILGVFSLAQVPLTILVLVRITDGDATLGHELGRLVRNPVLAALVAGLAVGSTALVVPGPAAAGLDALGSAALPLALLCVGASLELDAPSLDVGATGSVIALKVGCMPALAWLVFSLLAVDAATFTAGVVMLGTPTAVSTFVFASELGGDAAFASLNVFATTVASVGTLFVLILLVA
- a CDS encoding DUF3006 family protein codes for the protein MSRTASTRRTALRTLASLLAAALALPAAAGVRAEAATPPCERLERGAEPTLGAGRANRPRTSVAVVDRVVDGEHVVLLLEADGEVVDQLVVPREDLPDVEDGDVLLVTVEDGDLVDAAPLDRETARRRRWRRRRLECLRERP
- a CDS encoding NADH-quinone oxidoreductase subunit D; translation: MSETPQRERDRIDPEFDHLRAEGVDEERLEELLDPYAIGRDDHENAPAFVIRADEVQAALTTLRDEAGFDHLSCITAQEYEDRYESIYHLTKYDQRTHEVSLVVPLPTDDPVCQTAEPVFRSADWAERENFDLVGIAYEGHPDPRRILLPETWQGHPLSLSYDQDRPQVVRFAEHANPLEPDHRDAESDTMFLNIGPHHPATHGVLHLKTSLDGETVADVDPDIGYLHRCEEQMCQQGTYRYQIIPYSNRWHYTSNLPNEWAVARAIEDLADIEVPEYAQVLRTMSTELGRMLGHFLALGTFALDVYGDFTAIFQYAFRDREEVQNILEDLTGQRMMFYFFRLGGVAWDLPEPREEFIEKTRDFLDGLPRKMDEYHALLTGNEIFQLRCVDTGHLDPETAKQYGCTGPVARGSGIDYDLRRDDPYGYYPELDWNVVTEDGCDNYSRVLVRLGEVEESAKIVEQCLDLLEDWPADERTVQSNVPRTLKPEADTETYRAVEIGTGELGIYVRSDGSNKPARFKIRSPCFHNLAALPEMAEGEYVPDLIASLGSLDIVLGSVDR
- a CDS encoding DUF7553 family protein — translated: MGEADSLERAREELRRASDAADRPVQTQVDSLQEGLAEELDGARTQDDPGPKVDRVSEVAEKLAGLEDEAEGDAAERIEEAREYCLAYLRERTEG